A section of the Chryseobacterium scophthalmum genome encodes:
- a CDS encoding four helix bundle protein, which translates to MGNYKELIVWQKSVDLVTDIYSCTKNFPKEELYSLTSQIRRSSISIPSNIAEGHYRKSQIDYLQFLKIARGSCAEFETQLIISKNLNYLNTDEFDHLSKKSEEIAKMLNALITKLQTNS; encoded by the coding sequence ATGGGAAATTATAAAGAATTAATTGTTTGGCAGAAATCTGTAGATCTTGTAACAGATATTTATTCTTGTACCAAAAATTTCCCAAAAGAAGAGCTCTATTCTTTAACCAGTCAAATTCGCCGTTCATCAATTTCAATTCCGTCGAATATTGCAGAAGGACATTACAGAAAATCACAAATTGATTACTTACAATTTTTAAAAATAGCGAGAGGAAGTTGTGCAGAATTTGAAACTCAATTAATAATCTCGAAAAATCTAAATTATTTAAATACAGATGAGTTTGATCATTTAAGTAAAAAATCAGAAGAAATTGCAAAAATGTTGAACGCACTCATCACTAAACTGCAAACTAATTCCTAA
- a CDS encoding ABC-F family ATP-binding cassette domain-containing protein, whose protein sequence is MLTVSNLSLQFGKRVLFDEVNIMFTKGNCYGIIGANGAGKSTFLKILTGKQDPTTGHVSLEPGKRMSVLEQDHFAYDQFTVLEAVLRGNKKLFEIKEEMDALYAKEDFSDEDGIKAGELGVVYDEMGGWNSESDAQTMLSNVGIKDDMHWQMMSELENKDKVKVLLAQALFGNPDVLILDEPTNDLDIDTISWLEDFLADYENTVIVVSHDRHFLDTVCTHIGDLDYAKLNLYTGNYSFWYQASQLATRQRAQANKKAEEKKKELQDFIARFSSNVAKAKQATARKKMIDKLNIDDIKPSSRRYPAIIFEMEREVGDQILDVKGLEKTKDGELLFSNIDLNLKKGDKVAILSKNSLAITEFFEILAGNTQQDKGTFAWGVTTNQSHMPLDNTDFFKEDINLVDWLRQFTKNDEERHEEFMRGFLGRMLFSGDEALKSCKVLSGGEKMRCMFSRMMLQKANVLLLDEPTNHLDLESITTLNNSLSNFKGNLLLASHDHEMLSTVCNRIIELTPNGIIDREMTYDEYLADKKIKELREKMYS, encoded by the coding sequence ATGTTAACAGTATCTAATTTATCTTTACAATTCGGGAAAAGAGTTCTTTTTGACGAGGTAAACATAATGTTTACCAAAGGAAACTGCTACGGAATCATCGGAGCAAATGGTGCAGGAAAGTCTACATTCCTTAAAATATTAACAGGAAAACAAGACCCAACAACAGGACACGTATCTTTGGAACCTGGAAAAAGAATGTCTGTTCTTGAGCAGGATCACTTTGCTTACGATCAATTTACTGTACTGGAAGCGGTTTTAAGAGGAAACAAAAAATTATTTGAAATAAAAGAAGAGATGGATGCCCTTTATGCAAAGGAAGACTTCTCTGACGAAGACGGAATTAAAGCCGGTGAACTAGGTGTTGTCTATGATGAAATGGGTGGATGGAACTCTGAATCTGACGCACAAACCATGCTTTCAAATGTGGGTATCAAAGACGATATGCACTGGCAAATGATGAGTGAATTAGAGAATAAAGACAAAGTAAAAGTTCTTTTGGCTCAGGCGCTTTTTGGAAATCCGGATGTATTGATCTTGGATGAACCTACGAATGACCTTGATATTGATACAATCTCTTGGTTGGAAGATTTCCTTGCTGATTATGAAAATACTGTAATCGTAGTTTCTCACGACCGTCACTTCTTAGACACCGTTTGTACGCACATCGGAGATTTAGATTATGCTAAATTAAACCTTTACACTGGTAACTACTCTTTCTGGTACCAAGCTTCTCAATTAGCGACAAGACAAAGAGCTCAGGCTAATAAAAAAGCGGAAGAAAAGAAGAAAGAACTTCAGGATTTCATCGCGAGATTTAGTTCAAACGTTGCAAAAGCTAAACAAGCAACTGCAAGAAAGAAAATGATCGATAAATTAAACATCGATGATATTAAACCTTCTTCTAGAAGATACCCAGCAATCATTTTTGAAATGGAAAGAGAAGTTGGTGATCAGATTTTAGATGTAAAAGGTCTTGAAAAAACGAAAGATGGAGAATTATTGTTCTCTAACATCGACTTAAACCTTAAGAAAGGAGATAAAGTTGCTATTTTGTCTAAAAACTCTTTAGCAATTACAGAATTTTTCGAAATTTTAGCAGGAAACACTCAACAAGACAAAGGAACTTTTGCTTGGGGAGTTACTACCAACCAATCTCACATGCCTTTAGACAACACAGATTTCTTCAAAGAAGATATCAATTTAGTTGACTGGCTGAGACAATTTACCAAAAATGACGAAGAGCGTCACGAAGAATTCATGAGAGGATTCTTAGGAAGAATGCTTTTCTCTGGTGATGAAGCTTTAAAATCTTGTAAAGTACTTTCAGGAGGTGAAAAAATGAGATGTATGTTCAGTAGAATGATGCTTCAAAAAGCAAACGTTCTTTTATTAGACGAACCTACCAACCACTTAGACCTTGAAAGTATCACAACTTTGAACAACTCATTGTCTAACTTCAAAGGAAATCTTTTATTGGCGTCTCATGACCACGAAATGCTTTCAACTGTCTGTAACAGAATCATCGAATTGACTCCAAACGGAATCATCGACAGAGAAATGACTTACGACGAATATCTTGCTGATAAAAAGATCAAAGAACTAAGAGAAAAAATGTATTCTTAA
- the smpB gene encoding SsrA-binding protein SmpB has protein sequence MKIEKTVRILNKRARFEYEILEEIEAGMVLTGTEIKSLRSSKASITEAFCQFIDGELYIINMMIDEYKLGTFYNHKTKRERKLLLHKRELLKFEKKLKDAGNTIVPLKLYINDGGKAKILIALGRGKKLFDKREAIKDRENKRNLDRILKKS, from the coding sequence ATGAAGATTGAAAAAACAGTCAGGATACTCAATAAAAGGGCTAGATTTGAATATGAAATTCTCGAAGAAATAGAGGCGGGAATGGTATTGACAGGTACCGAAATTAAATCTTTACGCTCTTCCAAAGCATCTATTACAGAAGCTTTTTGCCAGTTCATCGATGGTGAATTGTATATCATTAATATGATGATTGATGAATATAAATTAGGCACTTTTTATAATCATAAAACAAAAAGGGAACGAAAGTTGCTCTTGCACAAAAGAGAATTGTTAAAATTTGAAAAAAAACTTAAGGATGCAGGAAATACAATAGTTCCGTTAAAACTTTATATTAATGATGGAGGAAAGGCTAAAATTCTTATCGCTTTAGGGAGAGGTAAAAAACTCTTTGATAAAAGAGAGGCAATAAAAGATAGAGAAAACAAACGAAACCTCGATAGAATATTAAAGAAAAGTTAA
- a CDS encoding YebC/PmpR family DNA-binding transcriptional regulator: MGRAFEYRKASKMARWDKMAKTFSKIGKDIALAVKAGGTDPEANPALRRCIQNAKGANMPKDNVERAIKKAGGADAENYEEITYEGYGQGGVAFFVECTTNNPTRTVANVRAIFNKFDGNLGKNGELAFIFDRKGIFTIDLAKVTMDWDDFEMEMIDGGAEDVEKDDEEVMITTAFEDFGSLSHKLDELKIEAKSAELQRIPNNIKEVTAEQFKVNMKMLDRFEEDDDVQNVYHNMEITDELLESL; encoded by the coding sequence ATGGGAAGAGCATTTGAATATAGAAAAGCCTCAAAAATGGCACGTTGGGATAAAATGGCCAAAACTTTTTCTAAAATAGGTAAAGACATTGCTTTAGCAGTAAAAGCCGGAGGAACAGATCCCGAAGCTAATCCTGCATTAAGAAGATGCATCCAAAATGCGAAGGGTGCCAATATGCCAAAAGATAACGTTGAAAGAGCAATCAAAAAAGCTGGCGGAGCCGATGCAGAAAACTATGAAGAGATCACTTATGAAGGTTACGGACAGGGTGGTGTTGCATTTTTCGTAGAATGTACTACAAATAATCCAACCAGAACTGTTGCCAATGTAAGAGCAATCTTCAATAAATTTGACGGTAATCTTGGAAAGAATGGTGAATTAGCTTTTATCTTCGACAGAAAAGGGATTTTCACAATAGATTTAGCTAAAGTTACAATGGATTGGGATGATTTTGAAATGGAAATGATTGACGGTGGAGCTGAGGATGTTGAAAAAGATGATGAAGAAGTAATGATTACTACAGCTTTTGAAGATTTTGGATCTTTATCTCACAAATTGGATGAACTTAAAATAGAAGCCAAGAGCGCAGAATTGCAAAGGATTCCGAATAATATAAAAGAAGTCACTGCGGAGCAATTTAAAGTAAATATGAAAATGCTTGATCGTTTCGAAGAAGATGATGACGTGCAAAACGTATATCACAATATGGAAATAACAGACGAACTTTTAGAGTCTTTATAG
- a CDS encoding ferritin-like domain-containing protein, producing the protein MKKPIQVSNQGATLDTGRRNFLKLSGIGIAVAGLTLIGCDDDDFEYMEPNKIFDLGTGDVGVLNYAYALEQLEADFYTKVVNNFYSGISSAEKEVLTDLYHHEVIHRDFFKAAISGVTNNVLPTLEFQYSNVNFNDRNSVLATAKALEDTGVAAYNAAGKYITNPAYLVIAGKIVSVEARHASAIRDLINPGTAAFSGDDVINANGLDVAKEPKDIVMAAGGFIKTPFTWKEQGIN; encoded by the coding sequence ATGAAAAAACCAATTCAAGTTTCTAACCAGGGAGCAACTCTGGATACCGGCAGAAGAAACTTCCTAAAACTGAGCGGCATTGGTATTGCCGTTGCTGGTCTTACTTTGATAGGCTGCGATGACGACGATTTCGAATACATGGAACCTAACAAAATATTTGATTTGGGAACTGGTGATGTAGGTGTTCTCAATTACGCATATGCTCTTGAGCAGTTAGAAGCAGATTTTTATACCAAAGTTGTTAATAACTTTTATTCTGGTATTTCAAGTGCAGAAAAAGAAGTTCTTACAGATCTTTATCATCACGAAGTGATACACCGTGATTTTTTCAAAGCAGCCATTTCTGGAGTAACGAATAATGTTTTACCTACTTTGGAATTTCAGTATTCGAATGTGAATTTTAACGACAGAAACTCAGTTTTAGCTACAGCAAAAGCTTTAGAAGATACTGGTGTTGCAGCATATAATGCGGCTGGAAAATATATTACAAACCCTGCTTATTTGGTGATTGCCGGAAAAATTGTTTCTGTAGAAGCAAGACACGCTTCCGCGATTAGAGATTTAATCAATCCGGGAACTGCAGCATTTTCAGGAGATGATGTCATTAATGCAAACGGACTTGATGTTGCCAAAGAACCAAAGGATATCGTAATGGCAGCCGGAGGATTTATAAAAACTCCATTCACTTGGAAAGAACAAGGTATCAACTAA
- a CDS encoding OmpA family protein, translating to MKNLKLGISALALTVASTVFAQTTNNPWMIGVGAHAENHTAQRSNFSNTFAATNLTKNMFNTNNFSITPPLSKLTVARNIGKGLVIDWQTSVGNVENKRLNMGKEFMLMTGLGFQAKAAGLIWDEESWFDPYLRVGANYLRHDYTALTFPRQTFINGNPSEVTQNGEDGMEMGKANHFTVSTGAGVNFWLTKNFGLGVQGDYVSTPGDKANYANFWQASASLNFRFGNRDRDKDGILDKDDLCPDTPGLPEFQGCPDTDGDGVPDKDDQCPDVAGPVENGGCPWPDTDGDGIIDKDDACPSVAGPAENNGCPWPDTDGDGILDKDDACPTVPGVPEFQGCPPPPKPKVEDKITEEFRDLLFDFNKATIRPQSNGKLDQAARIIKEEGTNQNFVIVGMTDKKGSDVYNLNLSRQRAAAVVSALEARGVNPAVLKSIGIGEQEAQVPETASDAERQADRKVVVRAISGGSEWESYKKSDLPVKKAPAKKKAPAKKKKK from the coding sequence ATGAAAAATCTAAAATTAGGAATTTCAGCATTGGCGCTTACGGTTGCCTCTACTGTTTTCGCTCAGACTACCAACAATCCGTGGATGATCGGGGTTGGTGCTCACGCGGAAAACCATACAGCACAGCGTAGTAACTTCAGTAACACGTTTGCTGCTACTAATTTGACGAAAAATATGTTCAATACGAACAATTTTTCTATTACACCACCACTTTCTAAATTAACAGTTGCTAGAAACATTGGTAAAGGTTTAGTTATTGATTGGCAAACTTCTGTTGGAAATGTTGAGAACAAAAGACTTAACATGGGTAAAGAGTTTATGTTAATGACTGGTCTTGGTTTCCAAGCAAAAGCTGCTGGTTTAATTTGGGACGAAGAATCTTGGTTTGATCCTTACTTGAGAGTAGGTGCAAACTATTTAAGACATGATTACACTGCTCTTACTTTCCCAAGACAAACTTTCATCAACGGAAACCCTTCTGAGGTGACTCAAAATGGAGAAGATGGTATGGAGATGGGTAAAGCAAACCACTTTACGGTATCTACTGGAGCTGGTGTTAACTTCTGGTTAACTAAAAACTTCGGTTTAGGTGTGCAAGGTGATTATGTTTCTACTCCAGGTGATAAAGCTAACTATGCTAACTTCTGGCAAGCTTCTGCTTCTTTGAACTTTAGATTCGGAAACAGAGACAGAGATAAGGATGGTATCTTAGATAAAGACGATTTATGTCCAGATACACCAGGTTTACCAGAATTCCAAGGATGTCCTGATACAGACGGTGATGGAGTTCCAGATAAAGACGATCAGTGTCCAGATGTTGCTGGTCCAGTTGAGAATGGTGGATGCCCTTGGCCAGATACAGATGGTGACGGTATTATCGACAAAGATGATGCTTGTCCATCAGTTGCAGGTCCTGCAGAAAACAATGGTTGTCCTTGGCCAGATACAGACGGTGATGGTATCTTAGATAAAGATGATGCATGTCCTACAGTTCCTGGGGTTCCAGAATTCCAAGGATGTCCTCCTCCACCAAAACCAAAAGTTGAAGATAAAATTACAGAAGAGTTTAGAGATTTGTTATTTGATTTCAACAAAGCTACTATCAGACCTCAATCTAATGGTAAATTAGATCAAGCTGCTAGAATTATCAAAGAAGAAGGTACAAACCAAAACTTTGTAATTGTTGGTATGACTGACAAAAAAGGAAGTGATGTTTATAACTTAAACTTATCTAGACAAAGAGCTGCTGCTGTAGTTTCTGCTTTAGAGGCTAGAGGTGTTAACCCTGCTGTATTGAAATCAATCGGTATTGGTGAGCAAGAAGCTCAAGTTCCTGAAACAGCTTCTGATGCTGAAAGACAAGCTGATAGAAAGGTTGTTGTAAGAGCTATCTCTGGAGGTTCAGAGTGGGAATCTTACAAAAAATCTGACTTACCAGTTAAAAAAGCTCCAGCTAAGAAAAAAGCTCCAGCTAAAAAAAAGAAAAAATAA
- a CDS encoding UDP-2,3-diacylglucosamine diphosphatase, whose translation MKRNVELVIISDVHLGTYGCKAKELLRYLNSIQPKTLVLNGDIIDIWQFKKSYFPKPHLKVIKKIISFATKNTDVYYITGNHDEMFRKFTDFELGKLKVCNKLCLEINDKKTWIFHGDVFDASVQHSKWIAKLGGKGYDLLIVINNVVNWFLEKMGKEKYSFSKKIKNNVKKAVKYIGDFELTASELAIDNGYDYVVCGHIHQPQMREVSNKKGSCTYLNSGDWIENLSALEFNQNEWTIFHYEDHKHLLKDDESEEIQDLNNSDLLKIVTQFT comes from the coding sequence TTGAAAAGAAACGTTGAACTTGTTATCATTTCGGATGTACATTTGGGAACTTACGGATGTAAGGCCAAAGAACTTCTACGGTATCTAAATTCTATTCAACCGAAAACGTTAGTTTTAAATGGTGATATCATTGATATTTGGCAGTTTAAAAAGTCTTACTTTCCTAAGCCTCATTTAAAAGTGATCAAAAAGATCATTTCATTCGCTACAAAAAATACAGATGTCTATTATATTACCGGTAATCATGATGAAATGTTCAGAAAGTTTACCGATTTCGAATTGGGCAAACTCAAAGTTTGCAACAAACTCTGCCTGGAAATTAATGATAAAAAAACATGGATCTTTCATGGTGATGTTTTTGACGCATCGGTACAACATTCAAAATGGATTGCTAAACTTGGAGGAAAAGGTTATGATCTTTTAATTGTCATCAATAATGTTGTGAATTGGTTTTTAGAAAAAATGGGTAAAGAAAAATATTCATTTTCAAAAAAAATTAAGAACAATGTAAAAAAAGCAGTAAAGTATATCGGTGATTTTGAATTAACCGCTTCCGAACTTGCTATTGATAATGGATATGATTATGTAGTTTGTGGTCATATTCATCAGCCTCAAATGCGTGAAGTTTCCAATAAAAAAGGGTCATGTACTTATCTCAATTCCGGAGATTGGATCGAAAATTTATCTGCCCTCGAATTTAATCAGAACGAATGGACAATCTTTCATTATGAAGATCATAAACATTTGCTGAAAGATGATGAATCTGAGGAAATTCAGGATCTTAACAATTCGGATCTTTTGAAAATTGTAACTCAATTTACGTAG
- a CDS encoding M48 family metallopeptidase: protein MKKIFISALLISAFSGVQAQKINLGKAAGVVSKGASALSFSNADAIKLSKESVDYMDKNNPIAGPKDPYTVRLNKLFGKHKSQDGLNLNYKVYKVKDINAFACADGSVRVFSSLMDIMTDDELLAVIGHEIGHVKNEDTKDAIKSAYLKAAALEAGSAASGTVAVLNESQVGKMANDFLDASHSKKQESEADIYSYNFMKANNYNVVGAYTAFKKLALLSEGGTAQSGFQKMFNSHPDSNKRAEAVKKRAEKDGLWKDPGTVTLPKTKLTK, encoded by the coding sequence ATGAAAAAAATCTTCATTTCGGCACTTTTGATAAGTGCTTTCTCGGGCGTTCAGGCTCAAAAAATCAATCTTGGAAAAGCTGCGGGTGTTGTATCTAAAGGCGCTTCAGCTTTATCTTTCTCCAATGCAGATGCCATAAAATTATCTAAAGAATCTGTTGATTATATGGATAAGAATAATCCGATCGCAGGTCCGAAAGATCCTTATACAGTGAGGTTGAATAAACTTTTTGGAAAGCATAAATCTCAGGATGGTTTAAACCTGAATTATAAAGTTTATAAAGTGAAAGACATCAATGCCTTTGCTTGCGCAGATGGCAGTGTTCGTGTTTTTTCTTCTTTAATGGATATTATGACGGATGATGAATTATTGGCTGTAATTGGTCATGAAATTGGTCACGTTAAAAATGAAGATACAAAAGATGCAATTAAATCAGCTTATCTAAAAGCTGCAGCTTTGGAAGCTGGTTCAGCTGCCTCCGGTACGGTTGCTGTGTTAAACGAAAGTCAGGTTGGAAAAATGGCAAATGATTTTTTGGATGCTTCTCACAGTAAAAAGCAGGAGTCTGAAGCGGATATTTATTCTTATAATTTTATGAAAGCAAATAATTATAATGTTGTAGGAGCTTACACTGCGTTTAAAAAATTAGCTTTATTATCTGAAGGAGGAACGGCTCAGTCAGGATTTCAGAAAATGTTTAATTCGCATCCGGACAGCAATAAAAGAGCAGAAGCGGTGAAAAAGCGTGCTGAAAAAGATGGATTATGGAAAGATCCGGGAACAGTAACTTTGCCTAAAACAAAATTGACAAAATAA
- the recJ gene encoding single-stranded-DNA-specific exonuclease RecJ: MSQKWIYKPEPDEEIVDGLSSSLGFGTFESKLLVLRGIDNYQKAREFFKPNVTDIHSPFLMADMQKAVERIATAIENGEKIMVYGDYDVDGTTAVALMYLYLRKIVQKKYLDYYIPDRNSEGYGISTEGIDFAKENGFSLIIALDCGIKAIDMINYAKTKDIEFIICDHHLPGDEIPDATAVLDPKRVDCRYPFKELSGCGVGFKLCQGLNTIYKIPESELFELTDLLAISIAADIVSMTGENRVLAKMGLKMLRKTRNMGLRLLIPEDKLSHFEISNIVFEIAPKINAAGRISQGKAAVELMVSDNLKHAHQIVSDIMNLNDERRELDMNSTLSALNQIIESQQQTKFSTIVYHPEWNKGVIGIVASRLTETYYKPTLVFTDGNNGEMVASARSVSDFDVHEALDLCSEYFLKFGGHHAAAGLSMEKSKFEDFKIKFERIVGEKIKDHQKEPSITIDADVDIDEINRDFINFHRKLAPFGPHNMKPNLVLRNQKISGYLKTMGKDNNHLKFYIKQESTGRNIECIGFKLGQFADDFRTKNFDIAFTLEENHWKGNVTHCLNIKDVKFLD; encoded by the coding sequence ATGAGCCAAAAATGGATTTATAAACCCGAACCTGATGAAGAAATTGTAGATGGATTGAGTTCGTCGCTTGGTTTTGGAACTTTTGAATCCAAACTATTAGTTCTCAGAGGAATCGACAATTATCAAAAGGCGAGAGAATTTTTCAAACCTAACGTAACCGATATTCACAGCCCTTTTCTGATGGCAGATATGCAAAAAGCAGTAGAACGCATTGCAACAGCTATAGAAAATGGTGAAAAAATTATGGTTTACGGAGATTATGACGTAGACGGAACCACAGCAGTTGCGTTGATGTATCTTTATCTCAGAAAAATTGTTCAGAAAAAATATTTAGATTACTATATTCCAGACCGTAATTCTGAAGGATACGGAATTTCTACCGAAGGAATTGATTTTGCAAAGGAAAATGGCTTTTCGCTTATTATCGCATTAGATTGCGGAATTAAGGCGATTGATATGATTAATTATGCCAAAACCAAAGACATCGAATTTATTATCTGTGATCACCATTTACCCGGAGATGAAATTCCAGATGCAACAGCAGTTTTAGATCCGAAAAGAGTTGACTGTAGGTATCCTTTTAAAGAACTTTCAGGATGTGGCGTAGGTTTTAAACTGTGCCAAGGTCTGAATACCATTTATAAAATTCCCGAATCGGAACTGTTTGAACTGACAGATCTTCTGGCAATTTCTATTGCTGCAGATATTGTTTCGATGACCGGAGAAAACAGAGTTTTAGCAAAAATGGGACTTAAAATGCTCAGAAAAACCCGAAATATGGGACTGAGACTTTTAATCCCGGAAGATAAACTTTCTCATTTTGAAATTTCAAATATTGTTTTTGAAATTGCACCAAAAATCAACGCTGCCGGAAGAATTTCTCAAGGAAAAGCAGCTGTAGAACTGATGGTTTCAGACAACCTAAAACACGCTCACCAAATTGTAAGCGACATCATGAATCTTAATGATGAAAGGCGTGAACTCGACATGAACTCTACCCTTTCAGCACTTAATCAAATCATAGAATCGCAACAGCAGACAAAGTTCTCAACCATTGTTTACCATCCTGAATGGAATAAAGGGGTTATCGGAATTGTTGCTTCAAGACTTACCGAAACTTACTATAAACCTACCTTAGTTTTCACAGACGGAAACAATGGTGAAATGGTAGCTTCGGCAAGATCAGTTTCAGATTTTGATGTACATGAAGCATTGGATCTTTGCTCGGAATACTTTTTAAAATTTGGAGGACACCACGCTGCAGCAGGACTTTCTATGGAAAAATCGAAGTTTGAGGATTTCAAAATTAAATTTGAAAGAATTGTTGGTGAAAAAATAAAAGACCATCAAAAAGAACCGTCAATTACCATAGATGCTGATGTTGATATTGATGAAATTAACAGAGATTTTATCAATTTCCACAGAAAGCTAGCTCCTTTCGGACCTCACAATATGAAACCTAATTTGGTTTTAAGAAATCAGAAAATTTCCGGTTATTTAAAAACGATGGGGAAAGATAATAATCACCTGAAGTTTTACATCAAACAAGAATCTACCGGAAGAAATATAGAATGTATTGGTTTTAAACTGGGGCAATTTGCAGATGATTTCAGAACTAAAAATTTCGATATCGCTTTTACATTAGAAGAAAATCACTGGAAAGGAAATGTAACGCATTGCTTGAATATTAAAGATGTAAAGTTTCTGGATTAG
- a CDS encoding ferritin-like domain-containing protein → MNILKLLDKLSDDSFFTRQTSRSGSLSDISAFGKKAAVAALPLGLAGLMTTRAKAETFNDNVPGTAMKSALTDALQLALTLEYLEDEYYRIGLNTGTLIPTADRTVFMQISKHEAAHVAFLKATLTSLGETPGAKPTFDFTAGGNFTPFTNYQQFLILAQAFEDTGVRAYKGQAGNVMSNKAVLQAALQIHSVEARHASQVRRMRANKGWIELADGGSMPPATNPVYAGEGITLQAGFNTATAFGAAAGSAAYDEVLSGSDAAAIAGLFIV, encoded by the coding sequence ATGAATATTCTTAAATTACTAGATAAACTTTCAGACGATTCTTTTTTTACAAGACAAACGTCTAGATCAGGTTCGCTTTCAGACATTTCAGCATTTGGAAAGAAAGCCGCAGTTGCAGCTTTACCATTAGGTTTGGCTGGTTTAATGACCACTAGAGCAAAAGCAGAAACATTTAACGATAACGTTCCCGGAACAGCGATGAAAAGTGCTTTAACAGATGCCCTTCAATTAGCATTAACACTTGAATACTTAGAAGATGAATATTACAGAATAGGTCTCAACACCGGAACTTTAATTCCTACCGCTGACCGTACTGTTTTTATGCAGATTTCTAAACATGAGGCAGCTCACGTTGCGTTTTTAAAAGCAACATTAACTTCTTTAGGAGAAACACCGGGAGCAAAACCTACCTTTGATTTTACAGCCGGAGGAAACTTTACACCATTTACCAATTACCAACAGTTTTTGATTTTGGCGCAAGCTTTTGAAGATACAGGAGTAAGAGCTTATAAAGGACAAGCAGGAAATGTGATGTCTAACAAGGCGGTTCTTCAGGCTGCTTTACAAATCCACTCTGTAGAAGCGAGACATGCTTCTCAGGTACGAAGAATGCGTGCTAACAAAGGCTGGATAGAATTAGCAGATGGCGGAAGTATGCCTCCTGCAACAAATCCAGTCTACGCTGGAGAAGGTATTACACTACAAGCTGGATTTAATACTGCGACCGCATTTGGAGCGGCGGCCGGATCTGCAGCTTATGATGAGGTTCTTAGTGGTTCAGATGCTGCAGCAATTGCAGGTCTGTTTATTGTATAA
- a CDS encoding glycosyltransferase family protein, with protein MKVLYAFQGTGNGHVARAQEIIPILKKYASVDTLISGHQSQLKADFPINFQHKGVSLLYNKTGGISYKKILFENNFLEAFKTIRQIDLSKYDLIINDYEPLTGWACKTKNLNMIELSHQASMSFKETPKPAKKDFFGELILKYYVPSERKIGFHFENYHPQIKKPVIRRKIRNLNPDKKGFYVVYLPSFSDENIIKVLSEIPVEWKVFSKHSKVQRKEKNVEVFPIDEIQYLKYFENCDGILCNAGFETPAEALFMDKKLFVIPIHNQYEQECNACALDKMGIPNSKILDREEITNWVASDLHFRVDYPNDIEDILLKEVLAL; from the coding sequence ATGAAGGTATTGTATGCATTTCAGGGAACAGGAAACGGCCATGTTGCTCGTGCACAGGAAATTATTCCTATTCTTAAAAAATATGCTTCCGTTGATACTTTGATCAGTGGCCACCAATCTCAATTAAAAGCGGATTTTCCCATTAATTTTCAACATAAAGGTGTTTCTTTGCTTTATAATAAAACGGGCGGAATTTCCTATAAAAAAATCCTTTTTGAAAATAATTTTCTCGAAGCTTTTAAAACCATCAGACAAATCGATTTAAGCAAATACGATTTAATTATCAATGATTATGAGCCTTTGACAGGTTGGGCGTGTAAAACTAAAAATTTAAACATGATTGAGCTGAGTCATCAGGCTTCAATGAGTTTTAAAGAAACCCCAAAACCTGCAAAAAAAGATTTTTTCGGAGAATTGATTTTAAAATATTACGTTCCAAGTGAACGAAAAATTGGTTTTCATTTTGAAAATTATCACCCACAAATCAAAAAACCGGTCATCAGAAGAAAAATCAGAAATCTGAATCCTGATAAAAAAGGATTTTATGTGGTGTATCTTCCTAGTTTTTCTGATGAAAATATCATTAAAGTTTTAAGCGAAATTCCTGTAGAATGGAAAGTTTTTTCCAAACATAGCAAAGTTCAGAGAAAGGAAAAAAATGTTGAGGTTTTTCCGATTGATGAAATTCAGTATTTAAAATATTTCGAAAACTGTGACGGGATTTTATGCAACGCGGGATTTGAAACTCCGGCAGAAGCACTTTTTATGGATAAAAAGTTGTTTGTAATTCCCATTCACAATCAGTACGAACAGGAATGTAATGCCTGTGCTTTAGATAAGATGGGAATTCCAAATTCTAAAATTTTAGATCGAGAAGAAATTACAAACTGGGTGGCTTCAGATCTTCATTTTAGGGTAGACTATCCCAATGATATTGAAGATATTCTTCTGAAAGAAGTTTTAGCTTTGTAA